In Canis lupus dingo isolate Sandy chromosome 27, ASM325472v2, whole genome shotgun sequence, one genomic interval encodes:
- the FBXL14 gene encoding F-box/LRR-repeat protein 14 isoform X7: MANIESLNLSGCYNLTDNGLGHAFVQEIGSLRALNLSLCKQITDSSLGRIAQYLKGLEVLELGGCSNITNTGLLLIAWGLQRLKSLNLRSCRHLSDVGIGHLAGMTRSAAEGCLGLEQLTLQDCQKLTDLSLKHISRGLTGLRLLNLSFCGGISDAGLLHLSHMGSLRSLNLRSCDNISDTGIMHLAMGSLRLSGLDVSFCDKVGDQSLAYIAQGLDGLKSLSLCSCHISDDGINRMVRQMHGLRTLNIGQCVRITDKGLELIAEHLSQLTGIDLYGCTRITKRGLERITQLPCLKVLNLGLWQMTDSEKVRILHCNKRDHGVKETQRPLSINCTVCEFV; the protein is encoded by the exons ATGGCCAACATCGAGAGCCTCAACCTCAGCGGCTGCTACAACCTCACCGACAACGGGCTGGGCCACGCGTTTGTGCAGGAGATCGGCTCCTTGCGCGCCCTCAACCTGAGCCTCTGCAAGCAGATCACCGACAGCAGCCTGGGCCGCATCGCCCAGTATCTCAAGGGCCTGGAGGTGCTGGAGCTGGGGGGCTGCAGCAACATCACCAACACCGGCCTCCTGCTCATCGCCTGGGGCCTGCAGCGCCTCAAGAGCCTCAACCTCCGCAGCTGCCGCCACCTGTCGGACGTGGGCATCGGGCACCTGGCCGGCATGACGCGCAGCGCGGCCGAGGGCTGCCTGGGCCTGGAGCAGCTCACGCTGCAGGACTGCCAGAAGCTCACGGACCTTTCCCTAAAGCACATCTCGCGGGGGCTGACGGGCCTGAGGCTCCTAAACCTCAGCTTCTGCGGGGGCATCTCAGACGCGGGTCTCCTGCACCTGTCGCACATGGGCAGCCTGCGCAGCCTCAACCTGCGCTCCTGCGATAACATCAGTGACACGGGCATCATGCATCTGGCCATGGGCAGCCTGCGCCTCTCCGGGCTGGATGTGTCCTTCTGTGACAAAGTGGGGGACCAGAGCCTGGCTTACATCGCCCAGGGCCTGGACGGCCTCaagtccctgtccctctgctcctgccacaTCAGCGACGATGGCATCAACCGCATGGTGCGGCAGATGCATGGGCTGCGCACGCTCAACATCGGACAGTGCGTGCGTATCACAGACAAGGGCCTGGAGCTGATCGCTGAGCACCTGAGCCAACTCACCGGCATAGACCTGTATGGCTGCACCCGCATCACCAAGCGCGGTCTGGAGCGCATCACGCAGCTGCCCTGCCTGAAGGTACTCAACCTGGGACTCTGGCAGATGACGGACAGTGAGAAGGTCAG aatccTCCACTGCAACAAGAGAGACCATGGAGTTAAAGAAACCCAGAGACCTTTATCAATTAATTGTACTG
- the FBXL14 gene encoding F-box/LRR-repeat protein 14 isoform X1 — protein METHISCLFPELLAMIFGYLDVRDKGRAAQVCTAWRDAAYHKSVWRGVEAKLHLRRANPSLFPSLQARGIRRVQILSLRRSLSYVIQGMANIESLNLSGCYNLTDNGLGHAFVQEIGSLRALNLSLCKQITDSSLGRIAQYLKGLEVLELGGCSNITNTGLLLIAWGLQRLKSLNLRSCRHLSDVGIGHLAGMTRSAAEGCLGLEQLTLQDCQKLTDLSLKHISRGLTGLRLLNLSFCGGISDAGLLHLSHMGSLRSLNLRSCDNISDTGIMHLAMGSLRLSGLDVSFCDKVGDQSLAYIAQGLDGLKSLSLCSCHISDDGINRMVRQMHGLRTLNIGQCVRITDKGLELIAEHLSQLTGIDLYGCTRITKRGLERITQLPCLKVLNLGLWQMTDSEKVRILHCNKRDHGVKETQRPLSINCTVCEFV, from the exons atggagaCCCACATCTCGTGCTTGTTCCCCGAGCTGCTGGCCATGATCTTCGGCTACCTGGACGTCCGGGATAAGGGGCGCGCGGCGCAGGTGTGCACGGCCTGGCGGGACGCCGCCTACCACAAGTCGGTGTGGCGGGGGGTGGAGGCCAAGCTGCACCTGCGCCGGGCCAACCCGTCGCTGTTCCCCAGCCTGCAGGCCCGGGGCATCCGCCGCGTGCAGATCCTGAGCCTCCGCCGCAGCCTCAGCTACGTGATCCAGGGCATGGCCAACATCGAGAGCCTCAACCTCAGCGGCTGCTACAACCTCACCGACAACGGGCTGGGCCACGCGTTTGTGCAGGAGATCGGCTCCTTGCGCGCCCTCAACCTGAGCCTCTGCAAGCAGATCACCGACAGCAGCCTGGGCCGCATCGCCCAGTATCTCAAGGGCCTGGAGGTGCTGGAGCTGGGGGGCTGCAGCAACATCACCAACACCGGCCTCCTGCTCATCGCCTGGGGCCTGCAGCGCCTCAAGAGCCTCAACCTCCGCAGCTGCCGCCACCTGTCGGACGTGGGCATCGGGCACCTGGCCGGCATGACGCGCAGCGCGGCCGAGGGCTGCCTGGGCCTGGAGCAGCTCACGCTGCAGGACTGCCAGAAGCTCACGGACCTTTCCCTAAAGCACATCTCGCGGGGGCTGACGGGCCTGAGGCTCCTAAACCTCAGCTTCTGCGGGGGCATCTCAGACGCGGGTCTCCTGCACCTGTCGCACATGGGCAGCCTGCGCAGCCTCAACCTGCGCTCCTGCGATAACATCAGTGACACGGGCATCATGCATCTGGCCATGGGCAGCCTGCGCCTCTCCGGGCTGGATGTGTCCTTCTGTGACAAAGTGGGGGACCAGAGCCTGGCTTACATCGCCCAGGGCCTGGACGGCCTCaagtccctgtccctctgctcctgccacaTCAGCGACGATGGCATCAACCGCATGGTGCGGCAGATGCATGGGCTGCGCACGCTCAACATCGGACAGTGCGTGCGTATCACAGACAAGGGCCTGGAGCTGATCGCTGAGCACCTGAGCCAACTCACCGGCATAGACCTGTATGGCTGCACCCGCATCACCAAGCGCGGTCTGGAGCGCATCACGCAGCTGCCCTGCCTGAAGGTACTCAACCTGGGACTCTGGCAGATGACGGACAGTGAGAAGGTCAG aatccTCCACTGCAACAAGAGAGACCATGGAGTTAAAGAAACCCAGAGACCTTTATCAATTAATTGTACTG
- the FBXL14 gene encoding F-box/LRR-repeat protein 14 isoform X5, which produces METHISCLFPELLAMIFGYLDVRDKGRAAQVCTAWRDAAYHKSVWRGVEAKLHLRRANPSLFPSLQARGIRRVQILSLRRSLSYVIQGMANIESLNLSGCYNLTDNGLGHAFVQEIGSLRALNLSLCKQITDSSLGRIAQYLKGLEVLELGGCSNITNTGLLLIAWGLQRLKSLNLRSCRHLSDVGIGHLAGMTRSAAEGCLGLEQLTLQDCQKLTDLSLKHISRGLTGLRLLNLSFCGGISDAGLLHLSHMGSLRSLNLRSCDNISDTGIMHLAMGSLRLSGLDVSFCDKVGDQSLAYIAQGLDGLKSLSLCSCHISDDGINRMVRQMHGLRTLNIGQCVRITDKGLELIAEHLSQLTGIDLYGCTRITKRGLERITQLPCLKNPPLQQERPWS; this is translated from the exons atggagaCCCACATCTCGTGCTTGTTCCCCGAGCTGCTGGCCATGATCTTCGGCTACCTGGACGTCCGGGATAAGGGGCGCGCGGCGCAGGTGTGCACGGCCTGGCGGGACGCCGCCTACCACAAGTCGGTGTGGCGGGGGGTGGAGGCCAAGCTGCACCTGCGCCGGGCCAACCCGTCGCTGTTCCCCAGCCTGCAGGCCCGGGGCATCCGCCGCGTGCAGATCCTGAGCCTCCGCCGCAGCCTCAGCTACGTGATCCAGGGCATGGCCAACATCGAGAGCCTCAACCTCAGCGGCTGCTACAACCTCACCGACAACGGGCTGGGCCACGCGTTTGTGCAGGAGATCGGCTCCTTGCGCGCCCTCAACCTGAGCCTCTGCAAGCAGATCACCGACAGCAGCCTGGGCCGCATCGCCCAGTATCTCAAGGGCCTGGAGGTGCTGGAGCTGGGGGGCTGCAGCAACATCACCAACACCGGCCTCCTGCTCATCGCCTGGGGCCTGCAGCGCCTCAAGAGCCTCAACCTCCGCAGCTGCCGCCACCTGTCGGACGTGGGCATCGGGCACCTGGCCGGCATGACGCGCAGCGCGGCCGAGGGCTGCCTGGGCCTGGAGCAGCTCACGCTGCAGGACTGCCAGAAGCTCACGGACCTTTCCCTAAAGCACATCTCGCGGGGGCTGACGGGCCTGAGGCTCCTAAACCTCAGCTTCTGCGGGGGCATCTCAGACGCGGGTCTCCTGCACCTGTCGCACATGGGCAGCCTGCGCAGCCTCAACCTGCGCTCCTGCGATAACATCAGTGACACGGGCATCATGCATCTGGCCATGGGCAGCCTGCGCCTCTCCGGGCTGGATGTGTCCTTCTGTGACAAAGTGGGGGACCAGAGCCTGGCTTACATCGCCCAGGGCCTGGACGGCCTCaagtccctgtccctctgctcctgccacaTCAGCGACGATGGCATCAACCGCATGGTGCGGCAGATGCATGGGCTGCGCACGCTCAACATCGGACAGTGCGTGCGTATCACAGACAAGGGCCTGGAGCTGATCGCTGAGCACCTGAGCCAACTCACCGGCATAGACCTGTATGGCTGCACCCGCATCACCAAGCGCGGTCTGGAGCGCATCACGCAGCTGCCCTGCCTGAAG aatccTCCACTGCAACAAGAGAGACCATGGAGTTAA
- the FBXL14 gene encoding F-box/LRR-repeat protein 14 isoform X3, protein METHISCLFPELLAMIFGYLDVRDKGRAAQVCTAWRDAAYHKSVWRGVEAKLHLRRANPSLFPSLQARGIRRVQILSLRRSLSYVIQGMANIESLNLSGCYNLTDNGLGHAFVQEIGSLRALNLSLCKQITDSSLGRIAQYLKGLEVLELGGCSNITNTGLLLIAWGLQRLKSLNLRSCRHLSDVGIGHLAGMTRSAAEGCLGLEQLTLQDCQKLTDLSLKHISRGLTGLRLLNLSFCGGISDAGLLHLSHMGSLRSLNLRSCDNISDTGIMHLAMGSLRLSGLDVSFCDKVGDQSLAYIAQGLDGLKSLSLCSCHISDDGINRMVRQMHGLRTLNIGQCVRITDKGLELIAEHLSQLTGIDLYGCTRITKRGLERITQLPCLKVLNLGLWQMTDSEKNPPLQQERPWS, encoded by the exons atggagaCCCACATCTCGTGCTTGTTCCCCGAGCTGCTGGCCATGATCTTCGGCTACCTGGACGTCCGGGATAAGGGGCGCGCGGCGCAGGTGTGCACGGCCTGGCGGGACGCCGCCTACCACAAGTCGGTGTGGCGGGGGGTGGAGGCCAAGCTGCACCTGCGCCGGGCCAACCCGTCGCTGTTCCCCAGCCTGCAGGCCCGGGGCATCCGCCGCGTGCAGATCCTGAGCCTCCGCCGCAGCCTCAGCTACGTGATCCAGGGCATGGCCAACATCGAGAGCCTCAACCTCAGCGGCTGCTACAACCTCACCGACAACGGGCTGGGCCACGCGTTTGTGCAGGAGATCGGCTCCTTGCGCGCCCTCAACCTGAGCCTCTGCAAGCAGATCACCGACAGCAGCCTGGGCCGCATCGCCCAGTATCTCAAGGGCCTGGAGGTGCTGGAGCTGGGGGGCTGCAGCAACATCACCAACACCGGCCTCCTGCTCATCGCCTGGGGCCTGCAGCGCCTCAAGAGCCTCAACCTCCGCAGCTGCCGCCACCTGTCGGACGTGGGCATCGGGCACCTGGCCGGCATGACGCGCAGCGCGGCCGAGGGCTGCCTGGGCCTGGAGCAGCTCACGCTGCAGGACTGCCAGAAGCTCACGGACCTTTCCCTAAAGCACATCTCGCGGGGGCTGACGGGCCTGAGGCTCCTAAACCTCAGCTTCTGCGGGGGCATCTCAGACGCGGGTCTCCTGCACCTGTCGCACATGGGCAGCCTGCGCAGCCTCAACCTGCGCTCCTGCGATAACATCAGTGACACGGGCATCATGCATCTGGCCATGGGCAGCCTGCGCCTCTCCGGGCTGGATGTGTCCTTCTGTGACAAAGTGGGGGACCAGAGCCTGGCTTACATCGCCCAGGGCCTGGACGGCCTCaagtccctgtccctctgctcctgccacaTCAGCGACGATGGCATCAACCGCATGGTGCGGCAGATGCATGGGCTGCGCACGCTCAACATCGGACAGTGCGTGCGTATCACAGACAAGGGCCTGGAGCTGATCGCTGAGCACCTGAGCCAACTCACCGGCATAGACCTGTATGGCTGCACCCGCATCACCAAGCGCGGTCTGGAGCGCATCACGCAGCTGCCCTGCCTGAAGGTACTCAACCTGGGACTCTGGCAGATGACGGACAGTGAGAAG aatccTCCACTGCAACAAGAGAGACCATGGAGTTAA
- the FBXL14 gene encoding F-box/LRR-repeat protein 14 isoform X2 yields the protein METHISCLFPELLAMIFGYLDVRDKGRAAQVCTAWRDAAYHKSVWRGVEAKLHLRRANPSLFPSLQARGIRRVQILSLRRSLSYVIQGMANIESLNLSGCYNLTDNGLGHAFVQEIGSLRALNLSLCKQITDSSLGRIAQYLKGLEVLELGGCSNITNTGLLLIAWGLQRLKSLNLRSCRHLSDVGIGHLAGMTRSAAEGCLGLEQLTLQDCQKLTDLSLKHISRGLTGLRLLNLSFCGGISDAGLLHLSHMGSLRSLNLRSCDNISDTGIMHLAMGSLRLSGLDVSFCDKVGDQSLAYIAQGLDGLKSLSLCSCHISDDGINRMVRQMHGLRTLNIGQCVRITDKGLELIAEHLSQLTGIDLYGCTRITKRGLERITQLPCLKVLNLGLWQMTDSEKVRDCSDFAWWSCLCQPSTLGTM from the coding sequence atggagaCCCACATCTCGTGCTTGTTCCCCGAGCTGCTGGCCATGATCTTCGGCTACCTGGACGTCCGGGATAAGGGGCGCGCGGCGCAGGTGTGCACGGCCTGGCGGGACGCCGCCTACCACAAGTCGGTGTGGCGGGGGGTGGAGGCCAAGCTGCACCTGCGCCGGGCCAACCCGTCGCTGTTCCCCAGCCTGCAGGCCCGGGGCATCCGCCGCGTGCAGATCCTGAGCCTCCGCCGCAGCCTCAGCTACGTGATCCAGGGCATGGCCAACATCGAGAGCCTCAACCTCAGCGGCTGCTACAACCTCACCGACAACGGGCTGGGCCACGCGTTTGTGCAGGAGATCGGCTCCTTGCGCGCCCTCAACCTGAGCCTCTGCAAGCAGATCACCGACAGCAGCCTGGGCCGCATCGCCCAGTATCTCAAGGGCCTGGAGGTGCTGGAGCTGGGGGGCTGCAGCAACATCACCAACACCGGCCTCCTGCTCATCGCCTGGGGCCTGCAGCGCCTCAAGAGCCTCAACCTCCGCAGCTGCCGCCACCTGTCGGACGTGGGCATCGGGCACCTGGCCGGCATGACGCGCAGCGCGGCCGAGGGCTGCCTGGGCCTGGAGCAGCTCACGCTGCAGGACTGCCAGAAGCTCACGGACCTTTCCCTAAAGCACATCTCGCGGGGGCTGACGGGCCTGAGGCTCCTAAACCTCAGCTTCTGCGGGGGCATCTCAGACGCGGGTCTCCTGCACCTGTCGCACATGGGCAGCCTGCGCAGCCTCAACCTGCGCTCCTGCGATAACATCAGTGACACGGGCATCATGCATCTGGCCATGGGCAGCCTGCGCCTCTCCGGGCTGGATGTGTCCTTCTGTGACAAAGTGGGGGACCAGAGCCTGGCTTACATCGCCCAGGGCCTGGACGGCCTCaagtccctgtccctctgctcctgccacaTCAGCGACGATGGCATCAACCGCATGGTGCGGCAGATGCATGGGCTGCGCACGCTCAACATCGGACAGTGCGTGCGTATCACAGACAAGGGCCTGGAGCTGATCGCTGAGCACCTGAGCCAACTCACCGGCATAGACCTGTATGGCTGCACCCGCATCACCAAGCGCGGTCTGGAGCGCATCACGCAGCTGCCCTGCCTGAAGGTACTCAACCTGGGACTCTGGCAGATGACGGACAGTGAGAAGGTCAG
- the FBXL14 gene encoding F-box/LRR-repeat protein 14 isoform X4, producing METHISCLFPELLAMIFGYLDVRDKGRAAQVCTAWRDAAYHKSVWRGVEAKLHLRRANPSLFPSLQARGIRRVQILSLRRSLSYVIQGMANIESLNLSGCYNLTDNGLGHAFVQEIGSLRALNLSLCKQITDSSLGRIAQYLKGLEVLELGGCSNITNTGLLLIAWGLQRLKSLNLRSCRHLSDVGIGHLAGMTRSAAEGCLGLEQLTLQDCQKLTDLSLKHISRGLTGLRLLNLSFCGGISDAGLLHLSHMGSLRSLNLRSCDNISDTGIMHLAMGSLRLSGLDVSFCDKVGDQSLAYIAQGLDGLKSLSLCSCHISDDGINRMVRQMHGLRTLNIGQCVRITDKGLELIAEHLSQLTGIDLYGCTRITKRGLERITQLPCLKVLNLGLWQMTDSEKGLL from the coding sequence atggagaCCCACATCTCGTGCTTGTTCCCCGAGCTGCTGGCCATGATCTTCGGCTACCTGGACGTCCGGGATAAGGGGCGCGCGGCGCAGGTGTGCACGGCCTGGCGGGACGCCGCCTACCACAAGTCGGTGTGGCGGGGGGTGGAGGCCAAGCTGCACCTGCGCCGGGCCAACCCGTCGCTGTTCCCCAGCCTGCAGGCCCGGGGCATCCGCCGCGTGCAGATCCTGAGCCTCCGCCGCAGCCTCAGCTACGTGATCCAGGGCATGGCCAACATCGAGAGCCTCAACCTCAGCGGCTGCTACAACCTCACCGACAACGGGCTGGGCCACGCGTTTGTGCAGGAGATCGGCTCCTTGCGCGCCCTCAACCTGAGCCTCTGCAAGCAGATCACCGACAGCAGCCTGGGCCGCATCGCCCAGTATCTCAAGGGCCTGGAGGTGCTGGAGCTGGGGGGCTGCAGCAACATCACCAACACCGGCCTCCTGCTCATCGCCTGGGGCCTGCAGCGCCTCAAGAGCCTCAACCTCCGCAGCTGCCGCCACCTGTCGGACGTGGGCATCGGGCACCTGGCCGGCATGACGCGCAGCGCGGCCGAGGGCTGCCTGGGCCTGGAGCAGCTCACGCTGCAGGACTGCCAGAAGCTCACGGACCTTTCCCTAAAGCACATCTCGCGGGGGCTGACGGGCCTGAGGCTCCTAAACCTCAGCTTCTGCGGGGGCATCTCAGACGCGGGTCTCCTGCACCTGTCGCACATGGGCAGCCTGCGCAGCCTCAACCTGCGCTCCTGCGATAACATCAGTGACACGGGCATCATGCATCTGGCCATGGGCAGCCTGCGCCTCTCCGGGCTGGATGTGTCCTTCTGTGACAAAGTGGGGGACCAGAGCCTGGCTTACATCGCCCAGGGCCTGGACGGCCTCaagtccctgtccctctgctcctgccacaTCAGCGACGATGGCATCAACCGCATGGTGCGGCAGATGCATGGGCTGCGCACGCTCAACATCGGACAGTGCGTGCGTATCACAGACAAGGGCCTGGAGCTGATCGCTGAGCACCTGAGCCAACTCACCGGCATAGACCTGTATGGCTGCACCCGCATCACCAAGCGCGGTCTGGAGCGCATCACGCAGCTGCCCTGCCTGAAGGTACTCAACCTGGGACTCTGGCAGATGACGGACAGTGAGAAG
- the FBXL14 gene encoding F-box/LRR-repeat protein 14 isoform X6, whose product METHISCLFPELLAMIFGYLDVRDKGRAAQVCTAWRDAAYHKSVWRGVEAKLHLRRANPSLFPSLQARGIRRVQILSLRRSLSYVIQGMANIESLNLSGCYNLTDNGLGHAFVQEIGSLRALNLSLCKQITDSSLGRIAQYLKGLEVLELGGCSNITNTGLLLIAWGLQRLKSLNLRSCRHLSDVGIGHLAGMTRSAAEGCLGLEQLTLQDCQKLTDLSLKHISRGLTGLRLLNLSFCGGISDAGLLHLSHMGSLRSLNLRSCDNISDTGIMHLAMGSLRLSGLDVSFCDKVGDQSLAYIAQGLDGLKSLSLCSCHISDDGINRMVRQMHGLRTLNIGQCVRITDKGLELIAEHLSQLTGIDLYGCTRITKRGLERITQLPCLKGLL is encoded by the coding sequence atggagaCCCACATCTCGTGCTTGTTCCCCGAGCTGCTGGCCATGATCTTCGGCTACCTGGACGTCCGGGATAAGGGGCGCGCGGCGCAGGTGTGCACGGCCTGGCGGGACGCCGCCTACCACAAGTCGGTGTGGCGGGGGGTGGAGGCCAAGCTGCACCTGCGCCGGGCCAACCCGTCGCTGTTCCCCAGCCTGCAGGCCCGGGGCATCCGCCGCGTGCAGATCCTGAGCCTCCGCCGCAGCCTCAGCTACGTGATCCAGGGCATGGCCAACATCGAGAGCCTCAACCTCAGCGGCTGCTACAACCTCACCGACAACGGGCTGGGCCACGCGTTTGTGCAGGAGATCGGCTCCTTGCGCGCCCTCAACCTGAGCCTCTGCAAGCAGATCACCGACAGCAGCCTGGGCCGCATCGCCCAGTATCTCAAGGGCCTGGAGGTGCTGGAGCTGGGGGGCTGCAGCAACATCACCAACACCGGCCTCCTGCTCATCGCCTGGGGCCTGCAGCGCCTCAAGAGCCTCAACCTCCGCAGCTGCCGCCACCTGTCGGACGTGGGCATCGGGCACCTGGCCGGCATGACGCGCAGCGCGGCCGAGGGCTGCCTGGGCCTGGAGCAGCTCACGCTGCAGGACTGCCAGAAGCTCACGGACCTTTCCCTAAAGCACATCTCGCGGGGGCTGACGGGCCTGAGGCTCCTAAACCTCAGCTTCTGCGGGGGCATCTCAGACGCGGGTCTCCTGCACCTGTCGCACATGGGCAGCCTGCGCAGCCTCAACCTGCGCTCCTGCGATAACATCAGTGACACGGGCATCATGCATCTGGCCATGGGCAGCCTGCGCCTCTCCGGGCTGGATGTGTCCTTCTGTGACAAAGTGGGGGACCAGAGCCTGGCTTACATCGCCCAGGGCCTGGACGGCCTCaagtccctgtccctctgctcctgccacaTCAGCGACGATGGCATCAACCGCATGGTGCGGCAGATGCATGGGCTGCGCACGCTCAACATCGGACAGTGCGTGCGTATCACAGACAAGGGCCTGGAGCTGATCGCTGAGCACCTGAGCCAACTCACCGGCATAGACCTGTATGGCTGCACCCGCATCACCAAGCGCGGTCTGGAGCGCATCACGCAGCTGCCCTGCCTGAAG